In a genomic window of Littorina saxatilis isolate snail1 linkage group LG6, US_GU_Lsax_2.0, whole genome shotgun sequence:
- the LOC138968207 gene encoding uncharacterized protein, with protein sequence MASGSQLQKDPQQLPYPRKSTQTTHPQNTVQQEKQEKPTTSRFQTPISSSPVQEAGDQLAAGVSDQETVFDPSRYLPISEQEGAGFYKIHTIPQKILESLNTHEIAAVWPKLKHEVAKKIWGGGRFEPVPTVVEGAVDRYELGAVLFKSKRTQQEKLRCLPPKCQAVASIYDLIWDHDLSVDAAVAMAAPMKVQDGVPWPNHRFHGLALKGGYCRQVTVTATGCHRVITRALPRPDSLVLNLYRYAGRYQTDKIYVITEVIYAEELHVGVRVSINRDDVKILHRVPMAFRLHCFDVRDLSTLMQRRPYDKPLNVRWTGLNDTEHPSTYPRRARGMGDVNKRLDIARRTNGIEFFPNRDGRNHRNVDNGGDRQGQNLEN encoded by the exons ATGGCGTCTGGCAGCCAGCTGCAGAAAGATCCGCAGCAGCTGCCATATCCCCGCAAATCCACTCAGACAACACACCCACAAAACACAGTTCAGCAAGAGAAGCAAGAAAAACCCACAACCTCGAGATTCCAAACACCCATATCCTCCTCTCCAGTGCAAGAAGCAGGGGATCAACTTGCTGCTGGTGTCAGCGATCAGGAAACAGTGTTCGACCCGTCTCGCTACTTACCCATTTCTGAGCAGGAGGGGGCAGGATTTTACAAGATCCACACCATTCCTCAGAAGATTCTGGAATCGCTGAATACACACGAGATCGCTGCAGTCTGGCCCAAGCTCAAGCACGAAGTTGCCAAGAAAATATGGG GCGGGGGGAGGTTCGAGCCCGTGCCAACAGTGGTGGAGGGGGCGGTGGACCGCTACGAGCTGGGAGCCGTCCTGTTCAAGAGCAAAAGGACTCAGCAGGAGAAGTTGCGCTGTTTGCCCCCCAAGTGTCAGGCGGTCGCCTCCATCTACGATCTCATCTGGGACCACGACCTCAGCGTCGATGCGGCTGTG GCGATGGCGGCCCCAATGAAAGTGCAGGATGGCGTGCCATGGCCCAACCACCGCTTCCACGGCCTGGCGCTCAAGGGGGGTTACTGCCGTCAGGTGACAGTCACCGCCACAGGCTGCCACAGAGTTATCACCCGTGCTCTGCCCCGCCCGGATAGTCTTGTGCTCAACCTCTACCGTTACG CGGGTCGTTACCAAACAGATAAAATCTACGTCATCACGGAGGTGATATACGCAGAGGAGCTCCACGTCGGTGTGCGCGTCAGCATCAACAGGGATGACGTCAAAATCCTGCACCGCGTCCCCATGGCCTTCCGCCTTCACTGTTTTGATGTCAG GGACCTGTCGACGTTGATGCAAAGACGTCCCTACGACAAACCATTAAACGTTCGTTGGACGGGTCTGAACGACACCGAGCACCCCTCCACCTATCCACGTAGAGCAC GTGGTATGGGTGACGTCAACAAGCGGCTGGACATCGCCCGGCGTACCAACGGCATCGAGTTCTTCCCCAATAGAGACGGCCGTAACCATAGAAACGTGGACAATGGCGGGGACCGACAGGGGCAAAACCTTGAGAACTGA